The Brevibacillus humidisoli DNA segment ACGGGAGTTCCCGCAATATTTCCCTCAGCCGGGATGGGTCGAGCATAATGCGCTGGAGATATGGGGCTCGGTGCTGGCCGTCATCGCGACCTGCCTCTCTGAGTCGGACGTAAAACCGGAACAGGTGGAGGCCATCGGCATTACCAACCAACGGGAGACGACAGTGGTCTGGGACAAACAGACCGGCAAACCGGTTTACAACGCCATTGTTTGGCAGTCACGTCAAACCTCCGCTATCTGCAGCGACCTGCAGGAGAGGGGGCTGGACGATCTGTTCCGACGGAAAACGGGGTTGTTGATCGACGCCTACTTTTCCGGCACCAAGGTGAAGTGGATCCTGGACCATGTCGAAGGGGCTAGGGAAAAGGCGGAGCGGGGCGAGCTGCTGTTTGGGACGATTGATACCTGGCTGATCTGGAAACTGTCCGGCGGAAAGATCCACGTCACCGACTACTCCAACGCTTCCCGGACGCTGCTGTTCAACATCCACGACCTGCAGTGGGATGAGGAACTGCTGGAGATTCTGACGATTCCCCGAGCGATGCTGCCTGAGGTCAGATCATCGTCAGAGGTCTATGGACATACAGCCGATTATCATTTTTTTGGCTATGAGGTGCCGATCGCCGGTGCCGCTGGCGATCAGCAGGCCGCGTTGTTTGGTCAGGCTTGTTTCGAGGCGGGAATGGCCAAGAACACCTACGGAACAGGCTGTTTCATGCTGATGAATACCGGGTCAAAAGCGGTTTCATCGGCTCACGGGCTGCTGACTACGATCGCGTGGGGACTGGACGGCAAAGTGGAGTATGCGTTAGAGGGCAGCATCTTTGTTGCTGGTTCGGCAATTCAGTGGCTGCGCGACGGGCTGCGCATGTTGAAAGAAGCGAAGGACAGCGAGGCGTATGCGACACGAGTTGATTCAACCGAAGGCGTTTACGTGGTACCAGCATTTGTCGGCTTAGGCACCCCGTACTGGGACAGCGATGTACGTGGAGCGGTGTTTGGCCTGACACGGGGTACCTCCAAGGAGCACTTGATCCGGGCAACATTGGAATCGCTTGCGTACCAGACCAAAGATGTGCTGGCTGCCATGGAAGCGGACGCCGACATATCGCTGAAAGCACTGCGGGTCGATGGCGGTGCTGTGAAAAACAATTTTTTGATGAGCTTTCAAAGCGACCTGCTAGGTGTGCCTGTGGAGCGCCCCGTCAACAACGAGACGACCGCACTTGGAGCCGCTTACCTCGCCGGACTCGCTGTCGGCTATTGGCAGGATCGTGGGCAGATCGCCCAGCAGTGGAATATCGACCGGCGATTCGAGCCGGAAATGTCAGCAGAGCGAAGGGATGAACTGTACGCGGGCTGGAAAAAAGCTGTGCGTGCAGCGATGGCTTTCAAGTAAACGAAACTATGGTATACTAACAGTAAGTTCATACAACGTCTGGAGATCTGGAGAGACCACACTACATGATAGCTTCGGCTATGGTGTTTGTTGTGGTCTTTTTTGTATTTTCTGTTCTACCCTATATGTGGCAACAGGAGGGGATAGGAGTGGCATACGCATTATCCGGTTTGAGACGTAGCGAGATCACCGCGCGCTTGCGTGAGACGACTTTTGATCTGCTGGTCATCGGGGGAGGAATTACCGGTGCAGGGATTGCCTTGGATGCGGCTGCACGCGGCATGAAAACGGCGCTTGTGGAGATGCAGGACTTCGCTGCCGGCACCTCCAGCCGGTCGACCAAACTGGTGCATGGCGGTCTTCGTTATCTGAAGCAGTTGGAAATCAAGATGGTGGCAGAAGTAGGGCGGGAACGGGCGATTGTCTATGAGAACGGCCCGCACGTGACTACCCCGGAGTGGATGTTGCTGCCGATTTACCGTGGGGGGACGTTTGGCAGGTTTAGTACTTCGCTCGGATTGTGGCTGTACGATTATCTCGCTGCTGTCAAAGGAAGCGAGCGACGAAAGATGCTGTCCGCACGGGAGACGTTAGAAAAAGAACCGCTGCTCAAAAGAGAAGGATTGCTCGGCGGCGGTTACTATGTGGAATATCGGACCGACGATGCCCGTCTCACGATCGAGGTGCTGAAGGCGGCAGCAGCTCAGGGAGCGGCGGCTCTCAACTACACAAAAGTAGAAGATTTTCGCTATGAGCAAGGGCGCCTGATCGGGGTTACGGTGCTCGACCAATTGAATGGGGAGACTTACCCAATCTACGCCAAAAAGATTGTGAATGCTGCTGGTCCATGGGTAGACAGTTTGCGTGAGAAAGACAATTCCAAGCACGGAAAAACGCTTCAACTGTCAAAAGGCATTCATTTGGTGATTGACCAACATCGTTTTCCGCTGGGGCAAGCTGTCTATTTCGACACGCCAGACGGTCGTATGGTCTTTGCGATCCCGCGGGACGGCAAGACCTATGTTGGCACGACCGATACGTTTTATGACGGTGACACGGCTCATCCGCGGATGACGGCCGCCGACCGTGACTACGTGATCGAGGCGATCAACTTTATGTTCCCTGATATCAAGATCACGGCGACCGACGTGGAATCAAGCTGGAGTGGTGTGCGTCCCTTGATCTATGAAGCAGGGAAAACGGCGTCCGAGATATCGCGCAAGGATGAAATCTGGCAGTCCAAATCGGGTTTGATTACCATAGCTGGCGGCAAGTTGACCGGGTATCGAAAGATGGCGGAGACGGTCGTCGATCTGGTCGCAGCAGGACTGCAGCGAGAGGGGCAGGGTCCATTTGAACGGTGTCGAACCAAAAACTTGCCAATCTCCGGTGGTGACGTCGGTGGGGCGGACAACTTGCCCTTGTTCATGGAAGCGATGATCGTCAAGGGA contains these protein-coding regions:
- the glpK gene encoding glycerol kinase GlpK, which codes for METYILSLDQGTTSSRAILFNKKGEVVHIAQREFPQYFPQPGWVEHNALEIWGSVLAVIATCLSESDVKPEQVEAIGITNQRETTVVWDKQTGKPVYNAIVWQSRQTSAICSDLQERGLDDLFRRKTGLLIDAYFSGTKVKWILDHVEGAREKAERGELLFGTIDTWLIWKLSGGKIHVTDYSNASRTLLFNIHDLQWDEELLEILTIPRAMLPEVRSSSEVYGHTADYHFFGYEVPIAGAAGDQQAALFGQACFEAGMAKNTYGTGCFMLMNTGSKAVSSAHGLLTTIAWGLDGKVEYALEGSIFVAGSAIQWLRDGLRMLKEAKDSEAYATRVDSTEGVYVVPAFVGLGTPYWDSDVRGAVFGLTRGTSKEHLIRATLESLAYQTKDVLAAMEADADISLKALRVDGGAVKNNFLMSFQSDLLGVPVERPVNNETTALGAAYLAGLAVGYWQDRGQIAQQWNIDRRFEPEMSAERRDELYAGWKKAVRAAMAFK
- a CDS encoding glycerol-3-phosphate dehydrogenase/oxidase — encoded protein: MWQQEGIGVAYALSGLRRSEITARLRETTFDLLVIGGGITGAGIALDAAARGMKTALVEMQDFAAGTSSRSTKLVHGGLRYLKQLEIKMVAEVGRERAIVYENGPHVTTPEWMLLPIYRGGTFGRFSTSLGLWLYDYLAAVKGSERRKMLSARETLEKEPLLKREGLLGGGYYVEYRTDDARLTIEVLKAAAAQGAAALNYTKVEDFRYEQGRLIGVTVLDQLNGETYPIYAKKIVNAAGPWVDSLREKDNSKHGKTLQLSKGIHLVIDQHRFPLGQAVYFDTPDGRMVFAIPRDGKTYVGTTDTFYDGDTAHPRMTAADRDYVIEAINFMFPDIKITATDVESSWSGVRPLIYEAGKTASEISRKDEIWQSKSGLITIAGGKLTGYRKMAETVVDLVAAGLQREGQGPFERCRTKNLPISGGDVGGADNLPLFMEAMIVKGEKVGLTTEQAAMLAGRYGSNVERLYKIIAGSGREAAACGLPADLFAMLEYAITAEMVAKPTDFFVRRTGALFFDIDFVRTWKVAVLAYMAKRLGWTKQQADSYAAELETHLRDAVVPEDE